CACCCTCCTCCGGCAAACGCGCCGGCGGAAGTCGAAGGCCGGCAAGGACACTGGTGACCTGAGACCTTGTTTCCCCCCTttcgtgttgtatttttacctagctatgtttatctctttacttctccccacactcggtctcgcctgtaaccccggtggtctccttacactataaaaggagaatcggGGGCCTGAGACAAGGAGGCTCGACAGACAACTCGAAGCACCACAACGCttccaagccaacagaacataCGCACTTGCCCTGCTAGAGCATCAGtacacacccaagagacctgggactgAATCcttctctcgcactcctgtaacccctactacagaaccccgcgtgggcaacacgagcagctcccgatactggatgtagggcgttcctttgcccgaaccagtctaaaccctgtgtctctcacgccaccatctgaagccttacgcgtataaaagaaatttactagtctaagtcttgatcggctaatcttgacaacgacagtttcGGATACGAACTATCCATTTCAATGCCTAGACTCGTTCGGTCGGATGAACGGACGGATAATATCAGTACCACTTTTCACCGCACTGAGATGCTGGGATATGACATTACCCCGCTGCAACTGACATAATACAGTGACGGTGGGTCCATAACCTTGAGATAGTACAACCCATGGTCCAACTGAGATAAGATCCATGGCATGCTAGGACATGACAGTGGGCAGTGAGCCGGTGCCCAGCGTACATCATTGTTGACGGTAGTAACACGTCAATTGGGAACTGCAAGTGCACGGATTATTGTACCTTTTTCGTTAGAGTGTTCCATCCAAGATTTATCAAGTCATGGATCGATAACGAACTAATTAGGGTTTTCTATCTAGCTAAACAGATgtaatcctatcatgaagcatgaattgcatataaaAGGTAAATCCAATCGTGAGATAAGTATTATAAACAGGGTAAACAGatcacatccatatatatgagGCAACACAAGCAAAGGTACCATGAGCCTATTATCTCCTTGTTTTAGTTCCAGCCAAAGTACCAACCAATCTATGTAGCACCTTAATAAAAagtcatctctcagaaaggcgactcgcaagcggcctactttcttgtggtcaccactgcGAGGTGCGTGTTAACGCCTCCGGTTTCCTAAAGTTTTACCTCAATGACTCCCATaatactcgccatcgatcctactcaacattacacAATCGTTCGACCTTTTCCCTCACATGTTATCACCATGCAAGGGTTATtacaccgacttcctacgcactactaagataTATCCGtaagacatagactaatcaccacaaTTACATCTATActtactaagaacatatgctagctaaatatatgagaataagcatggaTCATAGTAGATTAAAGTAGAGACAAGAACATATTGATATCGCCATCGTGTGTACATAAGTCTTCATGATCATAAGGTTCAGCTCCAGAATTCCACCATGGCTTCGCCCCGCATggacgaccatggcggctagggtcttGCCTAGGCTATATATcctagacaacctcgaagacttgcagtggccctcagctccctctggtgtgtCCCTCTGTTCGtcgagttctggtggattgatCTGTGTGCTCTATGAAATATAGGaatatttatagtctagagatCGCGTGACAGAAATTGGAAGGTAagaggagcaaggaaagccctaggcTGATCGACCTGGCCCTTCCTTGTGGCCTCTCCCGCCCTCCTTCATCCCGAAGTCTTCTTAGGTGTTCTAAAgtcttatttttgtatgcatgtgggcctagcacGTGGATAGCTTcgagatgagattgatctttgataactctCCAAATTTTTGCTTGATCTTCTTttattcctctttgatcccgaagtgataCTTGCCATATATTCACAATCTTAGCCCTTAaataatcttggaggagtgcttgccaaaaatgagcgtcGGATGGGGCCAGAAGACCCCTGGAcgatcggcttgggcttcactaggctgattggcctgggCTCTTTCTGAGTCCGCTGGCCTTCGTCTTTGACAGGTTCATTGCTCATTCGGGATTTTATCAAAAAttatacttttaggtccaatttgcAGCAAAAACAGAAtgtgctccaaaatacaatgcatatgcaaaaatggggttctttcaagtgccaagtggcattttagtataagaatatgtatgaaaataccacttaaatggcactaaaagtgtgtcaataacgagcgtcaacaagcAGCGACAGCCGTGTTGTGGTTTTCCCAAACCTCCGGCGACCTCGTGTAGCACAGAGCGGCGAGGAAGCACGGTGAGACAGGGTGCCGTTTGGACTCTCACCGAGACCATGGCGCGTTCGTTGgttgggggagaggagggagggatcaACGTTTACAGCAAGAGTTGTCTCATCCCTCGTCGTCGACGAATCCACTGCCTCAGCTTAAGCCCGCGGGCTGCCACCTCTGTTTTGTCTTCCTTCTTGGAGGTCTGGCCGGCCAGCTGGGTAGGAAAGCTAGCTTGCGAAGGCTGCCTGACAGAATGGAaggaggaagcggaggaggcgaggcaCGGTCAATTTGTTTGCGAGGCAAGGATGGCACACTAGGTTACGCGTGAAGGTGGAAcaggggaggagggagcggaggagggtGAGGTGCAGTCGATTTGTTTGCGAGATAAGGAAAGGATGGCATGCTGGGTTACGTGTGGAGGTGGAACACATGAGGTAGGCGCGTGGGCCTCCCTCGTATAAAGTGTTGACGGATGAGTCCGGTTAAAATCTGCCGCGTGCCCGCTTGTCAACATTCACCTccattcaatattttttttcccttgtacAATAGTCGCACGCGACACCATATGGCTGGCCAAACAGCCAGATGGTCGCGTGGAGCTCGAAATCTTCAGGCGATATAACTACCTATATGATACCTTCGACAGTCCTCCAAAACTTAGAATTCTTGCAATTTAAGCCCTATTTTGGATTAGATTGTGGATTTTAAAAAGCTAAATTTTGGATGGAATTTCAAAATCTAGATTCTAGGTAAAATCTGGATGATGTTTGGATCCTAGATTTCATAATCTGATTTTTTATGGCTGTTTGTGGTTAGATTCCTTTTATGGCAGCTGCCCAGTAGAGTGGAGAGTGGCATATTAGGTAATTACCAAAAAGGACGATGGGCAAAATGGTAAAATGTGCATGCAGAATAAGGAAAAATCCACTCTTTGAGCAGCTAATAGGATTCGTATAGAATCCAAAATTTTAGTTTATGAAATCTGAGTGAGAATCTGTCCCATTTGGAGGCATATCAGATTTCAGATTTTGGATTCTAAAACTCTGCACTAATCCAAATGGGATCTTATACGATATACGTTGTTTGAGACGACAGGAAGTGTACCATTCATGCCTCCGAACTTGACTTGCAAAGAAAGATTTCAATGGTGGCCATCTTGGTGGCAAAAGACGGAAGTCCAGCTCACGCACCAACCTCTGTTCTCAaggaaaaaaaggggaaaaagaaatGCTTTCTGCACCGACCAAGGCCCAACAGTCCAGCTCATCCCATATGAAGCCCAATAGGCAGCCGCGTGCACACTGCCGCCGGCCTGCCGCCCAGCGCGTCATTCCAACGCTGTGGGCAGCGGGAACCGTCTCATCCCTCCTCTCCCCGACCGACCCCGACCGACCGCGTCGCTTCGTTGCTTAACCCCAAGGGCACTCTCGATCCCGCGGATGCGCCCTTTCCCTCTTCCCATTTTTTGAAAGCAGAAAAGAGAGTCACGGGACCCTTGCCGCCGTCGGCGAACTTGCGATGCTGCAGATGCTTGGCCTCCGCGGCGGAGCCGGCGGGGGGAGCCCCAGTGCCGGCGACGCGACCCCCGCTCGGAACGGGgacggaggcgcggcggcgggacccGCGCGGCCGCTGCGGCTGGTGTACTGCGACGAGAAGGGCAAGTTCGTGATGGACCCTGAGGCCGTGGCGGCGCTGAAGCTCGTCAAGGGCCCCGTTGGCGTGGTCTCCGTCTGCGGCCGCGCGCGGCAGGGCAAGAGCTTCGTGCTCAACCAGGTACGCGCGCCACAGGGCGAACTTAGGTCTTGGGGAATGCCTGGGTGTGGCCATCGGTGATGCGCGGCTAGGGTTGTGGCGTTGTTTTCTGAGATATGGCCTGCTGATGTATTTGGGCGTCGATTGGGGAACTGGAAGTTTTAAGTGATAAATTGAGCTACTCGAGTAGTAGGGTTTAGGTATCCTCTTGGATTCTAGGGTCTATTTACGGTCGATTGGAGCTTTTGCCCGcaatttggaaatatgctgcATGTTCCCAATGTTTCACTCAAGCATAATAATGATATTGAAAGTCGACAAGTGTCCAGTTTTCAGGAGGAGAAAGGGAATTGAAAATGAGGATTAAGCAATGTGGAGGGCTTAATTCTGCACGCAATGGTTAAGggtggttattgctagaaaaaTCAGTGTTTCGAATGAGGTCTACCGCTTAAGCATTTGGACATCATCTTATAGAACTGTGCTGTTATCTGGTATTACAATGTTGTATTAAATTTTATTAGTAAGTTACTGCTTTGCAttggttttttgttttttggtgGGCTATCAGCATGAATATAAAGTGGACATCGGATAACTAGCCAAGGGAACCTTTGTGTGTCTTTTGGACTTATACTAACATTGGATATATATGCATGATTGGGTTTTGAGATTGTGAAACAGTGAATGACGAAAGATTTCCAAGTCATTGGTTAGCTGTTCTTTGGTGCATATCTTCAACAACCACAACATGTAGgatgccaaaataaaagaaataggaATGaaataattttggtcaaacatcaCTATGGACTTTGATTTGCTGTTGAATCTGTAGGGCATTTACTGTTAAGCAGTGAAGTTTACTGTTAAGCGGTGTTTAGTTTCTTGGTCATAGCTAAACCATGATTAATTATTTCACTGCGTTGGTGGTGGCTTTTGTTTGGTTTCAGCTCTAGGCTACTCCAACCTGCCTAGGACTAAAAAGCTCTGCTGTCGTATGCCTCATTAGCACCTTCATTTTGTTGGTGTCATATTAGCACGAAGTCTTTAAATGTCTTTTAGAAATTTTGTGGTTTTAGTTAAGCATGAGATTTTATTGATAGATGAAATATTTATTACCTGTACATATTCTAGGTTTCAGATTATAGATTTTTCTAGTTTTGATTCTTCTCTTTTTAGGTGATTTTTAAGTGTGCACAACTGCATGTTAATGCTTTTCTATGTGCATTTGCATCCATGAGATGAAATTTGGGAGGTAGGAGTAAATTGAGATGATGTGTAAATCTTCTGCGTCATTGTATTCTTAGATTTGGTATAGATTGATATTCTTTTATTGTGTATCATTTTTGTTTGATTCTCTGCATCAGATGATAAAATTTTGGCTGTGTGTGTAGCTTCTTGGGCGAAGCAGTGGTTTTCAAGTTGCTTCAACACATCGGCCTTGCACTAAGGGACTTTGGATGTGGAGTGCGCCTTTGAAGAGAACTAGTCTTGATGGAACTGAATACAGTCTTGTGTTGTTGGATACGGAAGGAATTGATGCTTATGATCAAACGGTATGTATCAGTGGCTTATCTTTGAAGTAACACCCTTCCATTGACCATGATATTTATTAGTATTAAGAATTATGATATTGTTATAATCGATTCACACCTTATTGGTGAGCCATACTTTCTGGGTGAAACCATAATTATGAGTGTTCGCTACCATTTACCTTTCTGGTGATTTTATATTTGATTGTTTTGTGTAGTACAGGATATATTTATAATTTCTGTATTGTTGTCTCATGCCCACTGATTCCCTTTTGGCAGGGGACTTACAGCATCCAAATATTTTCCTTGGCTGTTCTACTGTCAAGCATGTTCATCTACAACCAGGTACATTCCTGAATGAATGAATTATTCATATTTGGAACATGGTGCTTCAGTTGTAATTCTTCATATCGAAGGATGCTATTCTCTGAGCCTTGTGGCGCTTTTTCTAGATGGGAGGTATAGATGAATCTGCATTGGATCGTCTCTCACTGGTCACGGAGATGACAAAGCATATACGTGTCAGGGCCTCAGGCGGAAGGTCCACTGCATCTGAACTTGGGCAGTTTTCACCTGTCTTTGTTTGGTTGTTGAGAGTAAGAGATTTCATTCTTTTTCTCCTGAACTCCTGATATTAATTATGTTTCCTGAATGCTGAATGCCTTAATTAATCCCTAGTTGTGCATCATCTTCTGACTTCCATCAAACATATATTGTGTCTAACCTCAGTCATCATGTGTCAGTCTTTGATATGTAATGACATTCTGCTTCGTGTCCTACAGGACTTCTACCTGGATTTGACAGAGGACAACAGAAAAATTACTCCACGTGATTACCTAGAACTAGCACTGAGGCCTGTTCAAGGTGGAGGGAGGGATGTATCTGCAAAGAACGCGGTATGTTAGTGTGTTTTTTTTATTCTGTGAAATGTAGCTCTGTACTTCTGCTTAAGTAACTTGACTTATGGATTATCCTGTTATTTCTTTTATTCTGGAAGATACGGGAGTCCATCCGCGCGCTTTTTCCTGATAGGGAATGCTTTACACTTGTGCGACCTGTGAACAATGAGAAAGATCTCCAACGTCTCGATCAACTTCCTGTAAGTATTTCTTCCACTACAGTGAACAGTCTGCTATGTGGCCTTGTCCTTTAAATTCGAGTCAAACGCTGTATTTATTTGTTGACTATAGATTTGGAAGTTCTGATTAGATTGTGAGTATTTAAGAAAGTAGTAGAAAAACTCTTCTAGGTAAATAGCGTGTTAGGTACCAGTCAGAAAGATCAAGCATTTGTCTGGAATCAGTGCAAACTATAGTATTTTCCCATTTGGTCCAGTAATTAACTATCCTATGGTATGTTTTTGTTGTGTTAATTTTTAATAATATCTAGTTACATGATATTAGTAGATATACCTCCAGACGCAGAAGGCGGTATTTATACGCATCTTCGATGACTGAATGTATTGTAATATTTTCACAATATTTTTGTAAAACCTGTAATTATATCTATATGAAAGTATGGTCTTGATACAAACCTATACTTGTTTTGTTGTTCTTTGTTCAATCTCAGTATTCAAATAGATGGATACCAATAGCCAAACTTTAAAAAGTTTGACTACATGTATCCTAGAATACTCTTGTTTGACTGGTTGGAATAGTAAATATTGGCATTTGGTTAGTTCTACCCAACATGAACAAAATACACATTGTTAGAGAATAACAAATTATGAAGGTACGTCTTTAGGTTTTGAGGAACTTTGTTGTTCAACAAGTGGCGATAGAATAAATTAATGAGGTGCATGTTTTCCCTTCAGGAGCTAGAATCATAAAGTATATTCTGGCATAATCATGTTGGTCTAATGGCTTGATGTTGATGCAATGTTTCCCTGTCTCTTTATTACAGCTGACTAATTTCCGTCCAGAGTTCAGATCTGGTCTGGATGCTTTCACAAAATTTGTGCTTGACCGAACAAGACCAAAACAACTTGGAGCTAGTACAATGACAGGCCCCATCCTTGCTGGATTGACACAATCATTTCTTGATGCCATTAATAGTGGTGCTGTTCCTACAATATCTTCATCATGGCAGGTATATCAAGATAGCAGTGTGGTTTATGTTgtttcttcccttttttttggCTTATAGCTTAATTCATGCAATGCTACATGTCATAGATCTGACTGATGTACAAGTATGTTTTGAAATATACATTGCATCAGcatatatttgcaattgagaaAAAACACTATTAAAACATAAATTGCAAATGATGAAAACGTTCTCAACTGTTTGATGAGCAACTAGAGTACACCTATGCATTGGCcgatgaactggtatagaatttgATGCACCTCTTCGGTTCAACCATGTATAAGAGTTCCTTTCTGTTTGGAAGTTATCTGATAGCTTTTTCTTTATGCAGAGTGTGGAGGAAGCAGAATGTCGGAGGGCATATGATTCTGCTGTGGACGCTTACAATTCTTCATTTGACCAGAAAAAACAAGTTGAAGAGGTAGGATTGCTAATAAGTGAGTTGTTGTAGTTTCTCATTTGAACTTTCTGGAATTTTTTTTGATCTGTGGGCATTCGCAGGATTCTTTGAGAGAAGCACACGAAGATGCAATGAGGAAGGCTATCACTGCTTTTAATGCTTCTGCTGTGGGTGCTGGGCCAGCTCGTTCAAAATTTGAAAAGCTTCTTCACAGTTCTCTCAGGAAGGCCTTTGAGGTGGCATTATTATTAGTCATCACTGCTTTAAGTCAGCATGTGTTTTTATTACTGTCTTTTACATGAACCATTGATAAATGCCTGCCAATTGTTGAAGTAATTTATGAGTTGGTAGACTAACTGATAAGCACATGAATGCAGGATTACAAAAGGAATGCTTTTCTGGAGGCTGATTTGCAATGTTCAAACCGAGTACAGAACATGGAATCAAAGGTGCGGGCAGCATGTAACCGTCCTGATGCAAAGTTAGATGATGTCGTCAGGGTAAGGAAACTGCAAACCTCTCTGCTGGTGTACATAATCAACAAGAACCTCATTCTTCATTATTGTTTATGTTAATGTCCTTTTTGTTGGATTAACTGCAGCTCCTTGATGGCCTGCTCACAGAGTATGAGTCAATGGCCTATGGTCCTGGGAAATGGAAAAGGCTAGCCACATTCCTACAGCAGTGGTAGGCACCTCTTCATTAGTCTTATTGTTGATCGATGTGAAATGATGATCTCACACAGCCATTTTATTCTTTTGCTGGAATGATCACTGCAGTTTGGCTGGGCCCGTGCTAGACCTTTTCAGAAGGCAGTTGGAGCATATAGACGCTGAAAGAAATGCCCTAAGATTGAAATGCAATTCGAGCGATGATAAGTTGGCATTGCTCAGGAAGCAGCTTGAAGCGAGTGAGGGCCACAGAGCTGAATACTTGAGGCGCTATGAAGAAGTTATCAATGATAAGCAGAAAATTTCAAAGGATTACTCCGTTCGTATTACTGAACTTCAGGCCAAGGGTAGCAAGTTGGAAGAGCGGTGTATGAGCTTGTCTTCTTCTCTTGAAACTGCAAAACGGGAATCCAATGATTGGAAGAGCAAGTATGATCACATTATTTTGCAGCAAAAGGCAGATGAGAGCAAGTTGAAATCTCAAATTGCTTCCCTGGAGTCTAGGGTAAGTATCAGTGAGGGCAGATTATCTGCAACACGAGAACAGGCTGAGTCTGCTCAAGAGGAAGCATCAGAGTGGAAACGCAAATATGAAGTTGCTGTTAGTGAGGCCAAAACAGCTCTGCAGAGAGCGGCTGTAGCACAGGAACGTACAAACAAGAAAGTGCAAGAGAGGGAAGATGCTTTGAGGGCAGAACTTGCTAACCAACTATCTGAGAAGGTTATAATTTCTCTCGATGTTATGCATTATTGATTTAGGGGGGAAAGTTATGATGCATTCTTTGATTTAGGGGGAAAAGTTATGATCCATTCAATGTTATTTTTCTTCCAAGCTGTATGTATATGTGCTCGGTCACTTAACTTTTGCTTGTTATGGTGTAACAGGAAGAGGAAATTTCAAGATTAAGCGCTAAAGTTAGCCAAACCGAAATTCATGCTACAAGTTTGATCTCAAGGCTTGAGGTCTGTCTGGCTCaccctctctcttctccctctccctccctgtcAACATAATCTCATTTTGCTAATGATCAAATTCAGGCCACTGAAGCAAAGTTGAAGAGCCATGAATCAGATTCTCTGGCTTTGAAGGAAGAGATCAGATTGTTGACTGATAACCTGGAGTCTATTAGAAGTGAAGTTCTTTCACGTGAGAAGGAAGTGAGGATCCTGGAACAAGAAAAGAACCATCTTCAGGAGAAGTATTTGGCGGAGTGCAAAAAGTTTGATGAGACAGACATTAGATGCAAGGAAGCTGAAAGGGAGGCCAGACGAGCAACGGAATTGGCTGACGTAGCTCGTgcagaagctgctgctgctcaaaAGGATAAGGGTGAAGCTCAGAGGCTTGCAATGGAGAGACTTGCACTGATAGAAAGAATGGAGCGGCAGGTTGAGGCTCTAGAAAGAGACAAGGTTAAGATGGTGGAAGAGGTTGAGAAACTTCATCAGTCAGAGAAGGATGCTGTGTCCAAGGTCGCATTGCTTGAAAAAAGTGTTGATGAACGTGAAAAAGAGATTGATGAGATGTTGAAACGGAATAACCAGCAAAGATCCAGCACGGTCCAGGTGCTTGAGAGCCTGCTGGCAACAGAGCGTGAAGCTTGTGCTGAGGCTAATAAGAGAGCTGAGGCTTTGTCATTGCAGTTGCAAGCAACTCAAGGCAAACTTGACATGCTTCAACAAGAGCTGACATCAGTTCAGCTCAATGAGACTGCACTCGATAGCAAGCTCAAGACCTCTGCGAGACGCTTGAGGGGTGAAGCTACCGAGTCTGTCCATGATATGGATATCGACAATGACAACAATGGGAGGCGTAGGAAACGATCAAAAAGCACAACAAGCCCATTCAAGAACAATCACACAGAGGACGGTGGATCTGTGTTCATTGGTGAAGATACCTACACTGGGAGCCAGCAAGGGACAGAGACTGAAGACTATACCAAATTCACTGTGCAGAAACTGAAGCAGGAGCTCACCAAGCACGGGTTTGGTGCTCAACTGCTCCAGTTGAAAAATCCTAACAAGAAGGACATCGTCGCCTTATACGAAAAGCATGTTGTCGGCAAGTAGTAGTTCCTCGGCAACACTCTTGAGATTCGTGCTTAGACTATCCTGTAGCGTTGGATGTTATTGACACGATTCAGATGGAAGTGAAACAAAGCATGTAACTTAGTTAAAACTCTGTTTTGTGTGTTTCTCCAATGGTGCTGTTCATTTTAGCGTGCATCATTGGCAAGCACTTGTATCAGTTTGCCCTTCACAGTTAGGACGTGTGTTTGAGAAGTTCGTCATTTCGTACGTGGTGCTGTAGGTGAGATTGAACTATCCGAAAGTTCAAACTTGAAGAAATGAACTGATTGAATCTTCAGAGCAGCATGGCTTCTTTTTCATATCCGTGAATGATTTGTGTATACAAAGTACTACGATGGAATAACTGCATGTGATGAGGAATATATATTGAAAAAGGCATGTTAAACGAAACAGTTTTAATAGTTCATAAACAACGTCAAGTTAGACTGCAAAGAACATGATATCTTTCTACAGTCACAGCATAATGTATCTTCACTTGTGCTGTAGTTTTTCAGGCCATGGACAAATACCCTGATGACATGACCTGCTCCTAAATCCCTATTTAGTCTCCGATTCCGAATTGAATATGTTCTTGTTACTCACGTCCTGAATTCTTGATTCAAGGGCCAAAGGTAGCCCTTGCTGCATGCACTGCGAAGTTAGGCATGAAGTGAgctgcagcaggagcaggaggtaCCCTGTTATTCGGGACCCCCTGGCCGTACCCCATCATTGTTCCTGGGTTGTAGAACTGATCGACACCGTTTGCTTCCCTGAGAACGCTGCCACCCTGTTGATGGCCGCCAAGAGCATGCGCATTGCTGTTGGCGACGGCGTTGGCGGCAACGGCCTCCTTGGCCGCCGTGGAGCCGCACTGCCTGGGCTGCGTCTGGAAGAAGACCTTGGAGACGacgagctcgccgtcgcgctcctcctcgtcggagCCGAGGTGGTACTGGTGCATCACCCAGTTGGTCTTCTCGGGCTTGCGCTGCTTGCCGTAGTTGGTGTAGAGCACCAGGATCTTCTTGTACCCGCGGGGCCTGCCGTTAGACAGCACCGGCCGCGTCTTGCCGGTCTTGTGCCACCgcgtctcgccgccggcgccgctggcgccgtcgtccccgtcgccgctgTGCACCTTCCGCCGCTTCCTCGTCCCCGTCGTGTAGGCCCTTGACGGCCGGTGGAAGAAGTGCCGGACGAGCCCGTCCTTGTTCACGCCTGAAACACAGTAGCGCGCACATGCTGACATGCAACACACATCGATCGGTACATGATGCAAAACGTGTGCGTACGTACCGGGGAGCCTCTCGGGGTGCGTGTAGCAGATGCCGTTCTCGCCCTCGATGGTGGGGATGAACTCGTCGACGAGGGGGTGGAGCCTCCGCGAGTCCGGCCTCGCCTTGCCCTCCAAGtgctccagaagctcctggtCCGTCGGATCGAACTTCACGCCGGCCGGCAGCCCCGGCAAGTCCTGGATCGTGGTGGTCTCCTGCAGAAAAATTGAGGATGGTCATCCACTCATCCATGTCATCACCGACATGGCGCAAAGCCCACTAGCTACTGGACCCTGTTttggatgcatgcatgttttCGTTCGTCGCAGAAAGATGAGATTAGCATGAACTGTTTCCAAGCTGCAACTAACGTCCGTATACAAAGAAAGAACTCAGACGAGCTGAGGTTCCTTCTGATGGCCTGATCTGTCGTTCTTAGTGGATATGCAACTCAGCACCACCAAGCTACCGCATAGACGAGACCTACACATGGGCACGCGTGCAGCTAGCGTGCGTACGTATATTTACCTGTTCATACTGCGCGCGGTGGCCGCAGGACGGGCACATCTTGACGAGGACGGCGAGCGACGCGGCCGCCTTCTTccccgcggcggccacggcggcggccggggacagGCTGCTCTCCACGTCGTTGAAGCCATTGCACCACGTCATCCTCGCGAGACGAAGCTAGCGACTAGGGCGGGTGTGCGTGCCTCGATCTCTATAACACCCCCATGACAGGGGCGGCAAAGCTTAGCTCGCCGCCTCGGCTGGGGTTGAATATAATGCAGGGTTAAAAGAAGACGACGAGACCGGCTGGACTCTAGAGACAGTATGTAGAggtgtggagagagagagagacggcaGGGATCGGAGAGGGAGCAACAAACAAAGGGGGTTGGTCAAGGAAAGAGAACCGAGGCCCGGGAGGGAGAGAAAAGGAGGAAGCCGCCGCTAGCCTGCTAGCTAGCTTGTCCCTGTTAAAAGCTACCCGCGATCACACACACCACCGTACATACACTGACCGCCTCAGTGACT
This sequence is a window from Setaria italica strain Yugu1 chromosome III, Setaria_italica_v2.0, whole genome shotgun sequence. Protein-coding genes within it:
- the LOC101777964 gene encoding guanylate-binding protein 1 — translated: MLQMLGLRGGAGGGSPSAGDATPARNGDGGAAAGPARPLRLVYCDEKGKFVMDPEAVAALKLVKGPVGVVSVCGRARQGKSFVLNQLLGRSSGFQVASTHRPCTKGLWMWSAPLKRTSLDGTEYSLVLLDTEGIDAYDQTGTYSIQIFSLAVLLSSMFIYNQMGGIDESALDRLSLVTEMTKHIRVRASGGRSTASELGQFSPVFVWLLRDFYLDLTEDNRKITPRDYLELALRPVQGGGRDVSAKNAIRESIRALFPDRECFTLVRPVNNEKDLQRLDQLPLTNFRPEFRSGLDAFTKFVLDRTRPKQLGASTMTGPILAGLTQSFLDAINSGAVPTISSSWQSVEEAECRRAYDSAVDAYNSSFDQKKQVEEDSLREAHEDAMRKAITAFNASAVGAGPARSKFEKLLHSSLRKAFEDYKRNAFLEADLQCSNRVQNMESKVRAACNRPDAKLDDVVRLLDGLLTEYESMAYGPGKWKRLATFLQQCLAGPVLDLFRRQLEHIDAERNALRLKCNSSDDKLALLRKQLEASEGHRAEYLRRYEEVINDKQKISKDYSVRITELQAKGSKLEERCMSLSSSLETAKRESNDWKSKYDHIILQQKADESKLKSQIASLESRVSISEGRLSATREQAESAQEEASEWKRKYEVAVSEAKTALQRAAVAQERTNKKVQEREDALRAELANQLSEKEEEISRLSAKVSQTEIHATSLISRLEATEAKLKSHESDSLALKEEIRLLTDNLESIRSEVLSREKEVRILEQEKNHLQEKYLAECKKFDETDIRCKEAEREARRATELADVARAEAAAAQKDKGEAQRLAMERLALIERMERQVEALERDKVKMVEEVEKLHQSEKDAVSKVALLEKSVDEREKEIDEMLKRNNQQRSSTVQVLESLLATEREACAEANKRAEALSLQLQATQGKLDMLQQELTSVQLNETALDSKLKTSARRLRGEATESVHDMDIDNDNNGRRRKRSKSTTSPFKNNHTEDGGSVFIGEDTYTGSQQGTETEDYTKFTVQKLKQELTKHGFGAQLLQLKNPNKKDIVALYEKHVVGK
- the LOC101777255 gene encoding NAC domain-containing protein 73, whose protein sequence is MTWCNGFNDVESSLSPAAAVAAAGKKAAASLAVLVKMCPSCGHRAQYEQETTTIQDLPGLPAGVKFDPTDQELLEHLEGKARPDSRRLHPLVDEFIPTIEGENGICYTHPERLPGVNKDGLVRHFFHRPSRAYTTGTRKRRKVHSGDGDDGASGAGGETRWHKTGKTRPVLSNGRPRGYKKILVLYTNYGKQRKPEKTNWVMHQYHLGSDEEERDGELVVSKVFFQTQPRQCGSTAAKEAVAANAVANSNAHALGGHQQGGSVLREANGVDQFYNPGTMMGYGQGVPNNRVPPAPAAAHFMPNFAVHAARATFGP